From the genome of Desertibacillus haloalkaliphilus, one region includes:
- a CDS encoding ABC transporter permease — translation MDLLPRLPLAEGIDAFVDWLHNADFIFKGIESFIGFIVDLLQVVLGAVPSILFIVLLAALAFFINQKKAGLPLFILFGLFLIDNLGYWDDMILTLSLVLTAALISVIVGIPLGIWMSKSKALESTLTPVLDFMQTMPAFVYLIPAVVFFGIGMVPGVIASVIFAMPPTVRLTNLGIRQVSMELIEAAEAFGSTAGQKLFKVQLPMAKTTIMAGVNQSIMLALSMVVIASMIGANGLGVEVFYAVGRNDAGGGFEAGIALVILAIILDRITQSFNRQRGAA, via the coding sequence ATGGATCTATTACCGAGACTTCCGTTAGCTGAAGGTATTGATGCTTTTGTCGATTGGCTTCACAATGCTGATTTTATCTTTAAGGGAATTGAGAGTTTTATAGGATTTATCGTTGATTTGTTGCAAGTGGTGTTAGGAGCTGTTCCATCTATTTTGTTTATTGTACTATTAGCCGCCCTTGCGTTCTTTATAAATCAAAAGAAGGCTGGTTTGCCGCTGTTTATCCTTTTTGGATTGTTTTTGATTGACAACTTAGGCTATTGGGATGATATGATCCTTACATTGTCCCTTGTCTTAACGGCAGCATTGATTTCAGTTATTGTGGGGATTCCGCTAGGCATCTGGATGTCAAAAAGTAAGGCATTAGAAAGCACTCTTACGCCTGTACTTGATTTCATGCAGACGATGCCGGCCTTTGTTTACTTAATCCCGGCTGTTGTTTTCTTCGGGATCGGTATGGTACCAGGGGTTATTGCTTCAGTTATTTTTGCAATGCCACCTACAGTTCGCTTAACGAATTTAGGGATTCGTCAAGTGTCAATGGAACTCATTGAGGCTGCTGAAGCCTTTGGTTCAACTGCGGGGCAAAAACTATTTAAAGTTCAGCTTCCAATGGCTAAGACAACGATTATGGCTGGCGTGAACCAGAGCATTATGCTAGCCTTATCGATGGTGGTTATCGCATCGATGATTGGTGCTAACGGCCTAGGAGTTGAAGTCTTTTATGCGGTTGGACGAAATGATGCAGGCGGTGGTTTTGAAGCTGGGATTGCTTTAGTTATTTTAGCGATTATCCTAGATCGTATTACGCAAAGCTTTAACCGCCAACGAGGAGCAGCATAA
- a CDS encoding glycine betaine ABC transporter substrate-binding protein, which translates to MKKFKRLGLLAGLSLTLIAAGCGSDEDAATENEAEGTEGEDVVEEADGVSIAEELDFTITGIDPSAGVMEATERAIEEYELEGFNVQPSSDAAMTAALGTAIENEEAIVVPGWTPHWKFSKYDLKFLEDPKGVFGEAENIHTIVRLGLEEDLPEAYQVLDNFYWTPEDMGEIMIAVNEGQDPDEAAAEWIENNEDKVAEWTDGVGTVDGESITLALVAWDSEIASTHMIANVLEDIGYDVEISPLQANGMFQAVAGGSADAIVAAWLPLTHQHFMDDHEGEFVDLGVNLEGAQTGLVVPAYVEIDSIEELVN; encoded by the coding sequence ATGAAGAAGTTTAAGAGACTTGGACTACTTGCTGGTCTATCATTAACATTAATTGCAGCGGGTTGTGGTAGCGACGAGGATGCAGCAACAGAAAATGAAGCAGAAGGAACAGAAGGGGAAGACGTAGTCGAAGAGGCAGATGGCGTTTCGATTGCTGAAGAACTTGATTTTACAATTACAGGGATTGATCCAAGTGCAGGGGTTATGGAAGCTACTGAACGAGCAATTGAAGAGTATGAATTAGAAGGCTTTAACGTTCAGCCAAGCTCAGATGCAGCGATGACAGCGGCATTAGGGACTGCGATTGAAAATGAAGAAGCTATTGTTGTACCTGGTTGGACACCACACTGGAAGTTTTCAAAGTATGATTTAAAATTCTTAGAAGATCCAAAAGGTGTATTTGGTGAAGCAGAGAATATTCATACGATTGTACGTTTAGGCTTAGAGGAAGATTTACCAGAAGCTTATCAAGTCCTAGATAATTTCTACTGGACACCAGAAGATATGGGTGAAATTATGATTGCTGTAAATGAAGGTCAAGACCCTGACGAAGCAGCAGCTGAATGGATTGAAAACAACGAAGATAAAGTAGCTGAGTGGACAGATGGCGTAGGCACGGTTGATGGTGAATCAATCACATTAGCTCTTGTTGCTTGGGATTCTGAAATTGCTTCAACTCATATGATTGCAAATGTCCTAGAAGATATTGGCTATGATGTTGAAATTAGCCCACTTCAAGCAAACGGTATGTTCCAAGCAGTAGCTGGTGGAAGTGCTGATGCGATTGTTGCTGCTTGGTTACCATTAACGCACCAACACTTTATGGATGATCATGAAGGTGAATTTGTAGACTTAGGTGTAAACTTAGAAGGTGCGCAAACTGGACTAGTTGTACCAGCGTATGTTGAAATTGATTCAATCGAAGAACTAGTAAACTAA
- a CDS encoding chemotaxis protein: MFDNNEKDGILLESGTNELEIVMFTVGSGTFGINVLKVREILNPVPVTETPNGHENVEGVIRLREDVIPVINLAKVLGLPPSEHQEQDKFIIAELNQMKVAFHVHSVSRIHRISWEQIEKPSELSQGVNAHTIGIVKMDEGMSLLLDYEKIVVDISPESGVNVDSLKVLGKRERSNKNIVVAEDSPILRKLLEDTLAEAGYENIRFFDDGKGAWDYLTECVDEENKELTSDIHLVLTDIEMPKMDGHHLTLKIKEHSVLKDLPVIIFSSLITGDLFHKGEKVGANAQVSKPEIVQLVETIDEHIL; encoded by the coding sequence ATGTTTGATAATAACGAAAAAGATGGGATTTTACTAGAGAGTGGGACAAATGAATTAGAGATTGTCATGTTTACAGTTGGTTCAGGTACGTTTGGGATTAACGTATTAAAAGTAAGAGAAATTCTTAACCCTGTCCCAGTAACGGAAACACCGAATGGTCATGAGAACGTTGAAGGAGTGATTCGTCTTCGTGAGGATGTGATTCCGGTTATTAACTTGGCAAAGGTGTTAGGTTTACCACCATCTGAGCATCAAGAGCAAGATAAATTTATTATTGCAGAGCTAAATCAAATGAAAGTAGCCTTTCATGTACATAGTGTATCAAGAATTCATCGAATTTCTTGGGAGCAAATCGAAAAGCCTAGTGAGCTTTCTCAAGGTGTGAACGCACACACGATTGGGATTGTAAAGATGGATGAGGGAATGAGCTTACTACTTGATTATGAAAAGATTGTTGTGGATATTAGTCCGGAATCAGGGGTTAACGTCGATAGTCTTAAGGTGTTGGGGAAACGAGAACGATCGAATAAAAATATCGTCGTAGCAGAGGATTCACCGATACTACGTAAGCTATTGGAAGATACGCTAGCTGAAGCTGGTTATGAAAATATTCGCTTTTTTGATGATGGAAAAGGGGCATGGGATTATTTAACTGAATGCGTCGACGAAGAAAACAAGGAATTAACAAGTGATATCCATTTAGTTTTAACAGATATTGAGATGCCGAAAATGGATGGTCATCATTTAACGTTGAAAATTAAAGAGCACTCCGTTTTAAAGGACCTTCCTGTGATTATCTTTTCGTCTCTCATTACGGGAGATTTGTTCCACAAAGGGGAAAAAGTCGGTGCAAATGCTCAAGTAAGTAAACCTGAGATTGTACAACTCGTAGAAACAATTGATGAGCATATTTTATAA